Proteins encoded within one genomic window of Thioploca ingrica:
- a CDS encoding DNA-directed RNA polymerase subunit alpha encodes MQSSVMELLKPRIVDVKHINDTTAKITLEPLDRGFGYTLGNALRRVLLSSLPGAAVVEVMIEGVLHEYTTIDGVQEDVTDILLNLKGLAIRMYGRTETNLHLSKKGPGVVCAADISLDHDVEIINPTHVIAHLTQSGELNMTLKIMLGRGYQPAGQRGQEDESSAPIGTLKLDASFSPISRVAYRVESARVEQRTDLDKLIIELETNGTIDPESAIRQAATILQNQLSVIVDLEGNVETETTAEKNDIDPILLRPVDELELTVRSANCLKAESIYYIGDLIQKTENELLKTPNLGKKSLTEIKDVLASRGLSLGMRLENWPPPGLYDQDPKGHS; translated from the coding sequence ATGCAATCCAGTGTAATGGAATTATTAAAGCCACGTATAGTTGATGTCAAACACATCAATGATACGACAGCTAAGATAACCTTAGAGCCATTAGATCGTGGCTTTGGGTATACTTTGGGTAATGCCCTAAGACGTGTACTCTTATCATCTTTGCCCGGTGCAGCCGTGGTTGAAGTCATGATTGAAGGTGTTTTGCATGAGTATACGACGATTGATGGAGTCCAGGAGGATGTTACCGACATTTTACTCAATTTAAAAGGGTTAGCGATTCGTATGTATGGTCGTACGGAAACTAATTTACATTTAAGTAAGAAAGGTCCTGGAGTCGTCTGTGCTGCCGACATCAGTTTGGATCATGATGTTGAAATTATCAATCCAACTCATGTTATTGCCCATTTGACTCAATCGGGTGAGCTTAACATGACCTTGAAAATCATGTTGGGACGTGGTTATCAACCGGCGGGTCAACGTGGTCAAGAGGATGAAAGTAGCGCTCCAATTGGTACCCTCAAATTGGATGCGTCATTTAGTCCTATTTCACGAGTAGCCTACAGAGTTGAAAGTGCACGGGTTGAGCAACGTACCGATTTAGATAAATTGATTATTGAATTGGAAACCAATGGAACCATTGATCCCGAGTCGGCTATTCGACAAGCAGCCACTATCTTGCAAAATCAGTTATCGGTGATTGTGGATCTAGAAGGGAATGTTGAAACCGAAACCACGGCTGAAAAGAATGATATTGATCCTATTTTATTAAGACCGGTGGATGAACTAGAATTAACAGTTCGTTCAGCGAATTGTCTTAAAGCCGAAAGCATTTATTACATTGGTGATTTAATTCAAAAAACCGAAAATGAATTACTCAAAACACCTAATTTAGGTAAAAAATCCTTAACTGAAATTAAAGATGTACTCGCTTCACGGGGTTTATCTCTCGGTATGCGTTTAGAAAATTGGCCACCACCAGGACTTTATGATCAGGATCCTAAGGGCCATTCTTAA
- a CDS encoding 30S ribosomal protein S11, with protein sequence MAKTAPRLRKKVKKNVTDGIAYIHASFNNTIITITDRQGNALAWATAGGSGFRGSRKSTPFAAQVAADKVSTLVKEFGVKNLEVRIHGPGPGRESAVRSLNASGFKITSITDVTPIPHNGCRPPKRRRV encoded by the coding sequence ATGGCAAAAACAGCACCGCGTTTACGTAAAAAAGTCAAAAAAAATGTAACAGATGGTATTGCATATATACATGCTTCTTTTAATAACACGATTATTACCATTACCGACCGTCAAGGGAATGCTTTAGCATGGGCGACCGCTGGCGGGAGTGGTTTTCGTGGCTCACGTAAGAGTACACCCTTTGCCGCTCAAGTAGCAGCAGATAAAGTGAGCACGCTCGTTAAAGAGTTTGGGGTAAAAAATTTGGAAGTAAGGATTCATGGTCCAGGTCCAGGACGTGAATCGGCTGTACGTTCTCTCAATGCGAGTGGTTTTAAAATTACCAGCATTACGGATGTCACCCCGATTCCTCATAATGGATGTCGCCCTCCCAAAAGGCGGAGAGTTTAG
- a CDS encoding GDP-mannose 4,6-dehydratase codes for MINKKKALITGITGQDGAYLAEFLLEKGYEVHGIKRRASSFNTSRIDHLYQEPHQSDRRFILHYGDLTDSTNLIRIIQEVQPHEIYNLAAQSHVAVSFSTPEYTANVDALGTLRILEAIRILNLEKQTRFYQASTSELFGKVQEIPQTETTPFYPRSPYAVAKLYAYWITVNYREAYGIYGCNGILFNHESPLRGETFVTRKITRALARIKLGLQECLYLGNLNAKRDWGHAQDYVEMQWLMLQQDEPDDYVIATGIQYSVREFIEAVCQHLDISIQWQGSGIEEKGYEKRTDQCIVAVDPRYFRLTEVETLLGDPSKAKQKLGWQPRISFEQLIEQMIKEDLKLAEQEAFCQWKGFKTFKHYEE; via the coding sequence ATGATAAACAAAAAAAAGGCTTTAATAACCGGTATTACCGGACAAGATGGGGCTTATCTGGCCGAATTTTTACTGGAGAAAGGTTATGAAGTACATGGGATTAAGCGCCGTGCTTCTTCATTTAACACCAGTCGCATCGATCACTTATACCAGGAACCCCATCAATCGGATCGACGTTTTATTCTTCATTATGGCGATTTAACGGATTCAACTAATTTAATCAGAATTATTCAAGAAGTTCAGCCGCATGAGATCTACAATTTAGCCGCACAAAGTCATGTGGCTGTCTCATTTTCTACCCCAGAGTATACGGCTAATGTAGATGCTTTAGGTACCTTGCGGATCTTGGAAGCCATTCGTATTCTCAATTTAGAAAAGCAAACCCGTTTTTATCAAGCATCCACTTCCGAATTATTTGGTAAAGTCCAAGAAATTCCACAAACAGAAACGACTCCGTTTTATCCGCGTTCACCCTATGCGGTGGCTAAATTATATGCTTACTGGATTACGGTGAATTATCGAGAGGCTTATGGTATTTATGGTTGTAATGGTATACTTTTTAATCATGAAAGTCCGCTCCGTGGTGAAACATTTGTTACTCGTAAAATTACCCGCGCCTTAGCTAGAATTAAACTCGGTTTACAAGAGTGTCTTTATTTAGGTAATTTAAATGCGAAACGGGATTGGGGACATGCGCAAGATTATGTTGAAATGCAGTGGTTAATGCTACAACAAGATGAACCGGATGATTATGTTATTGCGACCGGCATTCAATATTCCGTGCGGGAATTTATAGAAGCAGTTTGTCAACATTTAGATATTTCTATTCAATGGCAAGGTAGCGGCATTGAGGAAAAAGGTTATGAAAAACGAACTGACCAATGTATCGTGGCAGTCGATCCCAGATATTTTCGTCTGACTGAAGTTGAAACTTTACTCGGCGATCCCAGTAAAGCTAAACAAAAACTAGGCTGGCAACCTCGTATTTCTTTTGAACAGCTAATTGAACAGATGATAAAAGAGGATCTTAAATTGGCTGAGCAAGAGGCATTTTGTCAATGGAAAGGATTTAAGACGTTTAAACATTATGAAGAATGA
- a CDS encoding 30S ribosomal protein S4, which translates to MARYLGPKCKLSRREGVDLFLKSRARSLDSKCRLEKLPGQHGDKRQRTSDYAVQMREKQKLRRLYGILERQFHNYYVEANRLKGSTGENLLKLLEGRLDNVVYRMGFASTRAEARQLVSHKAILVNDKLINIPSYQVKANDVISIRNKCREQLRVKAALSSAEEYGFPQWVEVEVNKLQGIFKTVPERMDLPSDINEQLVVELYSK; encoded by the coding sequence ATGGCAAGATATCTTGGACCCAAATGTAAATTAAGCCGTCGAGAAGGTGTGGATTTATTTTTAAAGAGTCGGGCACGTTCTTTAGATTCTAAGTGCCGGCTAGAAAAATTACCTGGTCAACATGGTGATAAACGTCAGCGAACCTCAGATTATGCTGTACAAATGCGCGAAAAGCAAAAGCTACGCCGGTTATATGGCATTTTAGAACGGCAATTTCACAATTACTATGTTGAAGCGAATCGGTTAAAAGGTTCTACCGGTGAGAATCTATTAAAATTACTCGAAGGTCGTTTGGATAATGTGGTTTATCGAATGGGATTCGCCTCAACGCGTGCAGAAGCACGACAACTGGTTAGCCACAAAGCTATTTTAGTCAATGATAAACTCATTAATATTCCTTCTTATCAAGTCAAAGCGAATGACGTGATTAGTATTCGTAATAAGTGTCGTGAACAGTTACGGGTCAAAGCGGCATTAAGTAGTGCTGAAGAATATGGTTTTCCTCAATGGGTTGAAGTTGAGGTGAATAAATTGCAAGGAATTTTTAAAACTGTACCGGAACGCATGGACTTACCAAGCGATATTAATGAACAACTTGTTGTTGAATTGTATTCTAAGTAA
- a CDS encoding GDP-L-fucose synthase yields MKNDARIYIAGHQGLVGSAILRLLLQRGYSNLLLRSHAELDLTQAVAVKQFFQLEQPEYVFLAAAKVGGIQANDTYPADFIRDNLQIQINIIDAAYQTGVKKLLFLGSSCIYPKLAPQPLKEDYLLTGSLEPTNQWYAIAKIAGIKMCQAYRRQYQFNAISLMPTNLYGPGDNFHLTHSHVLPALIRKFHEAKLHGESAVSVWGSGNPRREFLHVDDLADAALFLMQHYDSEAIINIGVGKDIRIRELAELVKEVVGYPGAIQFDTSKPDGTLQKLLEVSRLQALGWQARISLRAGIESTYQWYLAHQGQFRQS; encoded by the coding sequence ATGAAGAATGATGCGCGCATTTATATTGCTGGTCACCAAGGCTTAGTCGGTTCAGCCATTCTGCGGCTATTACTACAACGTGGCTATTCAAATCTGTTATTACGTAGTCATGCTGAACTGGATTTAACGCAAGCAGTCGCGGTGAAACAATTTTTTCAACTAGAACAACCCGAATACGTTTTTTTAGCGGCAGCGAAAGTCGGTGGTATTCAAGCTAATGACACTTATCCGGCTGATTTTATCCGTGATAATTTACAAATTCAAATTAATATCATTGATGCGGCTTATCAAACCGGGGTGAAAAAATTACTATTCTTAGGATCCTCTTGTATTTATCCTAAATTAGCTCCCCAACCACTGAAGGAAGATTATCTTCTAACTGGCTCATTAGAACCCACTAATCAATGGTATGCCATTGCAAAAATTGCCGGGATTAAAATGTGCCAAGCTTACCGCCGCCAATATCAATTTAACGCTATTTCTTTAATGCCAACTAATCTTTACGGTCCCGGAGATAATTTTCACTTAACCCATTCGCATGTGTTGCCCGCTTTAATTCGCAAATTTCATGAAGCTAAATTACATGGTGAGTCGGCAGTTAGTGTTTGGGGTAGTGGTAACCCACGGCGAGAATTTTTACATGTAGACGATTTAGCGGATGCTGCACTATTTTTAATGCAGCATTATGACAGTGAGGCCATTATCAATATTGGGGTAGGTAAAGATATTCGTATTCGAGAACTGGCTGAACTGGTTAAGGAAGTGGTAGGGTATCCAGGCGCTATTCAGTTCGATACCTCTAAACCGGATGGGACACTTCAAAAATTGCTTGAGGTATCACGTCTCCAAGCACTGGGATGGCAAGCCCGTATTTCCTTACGAGCCGGAATTGAATCCACTTATCAATGGTACTTGGCTCATCAAGGCCAATTTCGACAATCATGA
- a CDS encoding tetratricopeptide repeat domain protein encodes MIKFYQNYRRGNTSVAVALNQAQLWLRNATNQALFAWSKQLPVGATWQRAFRHQFFYKKDPNIQPYQAPYHWAAFCAIGQ; translated from the coding sequence ATGATAAAATTCTATCAAAACTACCGCCGGGGCAATACCTCGGTGGCGGTGGCGCTCAATCAAGCGCAGTTGTGGTTAAGAAACGCGACGAACCAAGCATTATTTGCTTGGAGCAAGCAATTACCTGTCGGTGCGACTTGGCAAAGGGCATTTCGTCACCAATTTTTTTATAAAAAAGATCCGAATATCCAACCTTATCAAGCGCCCTACCATTGGGCGGCTTTTTGCGCTATCGGTCAATAA
- a CDS encoding two-component system sensor histidine kinase/response regulator has product MFNSLKMYILLLWLLSFSIAPAADLNFENANWSVFTNREWITALVLSVEGNTLWIATDGGLEKLDIPTGNRRIFTKEDGLPESSIETLVDDTHGGLWIGTPGSGLAYLSASEQWTVFNTENSALLSDFIETLLNDGQGGLWVGTMKGLAHRDNSGKWTTVFQPGDFKLPDTWVESLLADQQGGLWVGTHGGYLFYRDANNQWSVFSSENSPLPLNGGIQALLDDGYGGLWIGAATIQQDNQFVGGGLVHRHANGEWTIFNSDNSELPDNYWVSTLLSDGHGGLWMGTLGSGLAHLSANGEWTISNNPNLPSKGVTGLASDKKGGLWVGSFWGVSYFNAKQEWVTFETKEISIPGNQISALVNDAQGNLWLGTLNDGLAYRTVDKQWVVFNTINSELPSNGILSLATDGHDGIWIGTTGGLIHRHADEKSTIFNTENSPLPYNSVFALLDDGKNGVWVGTVEDLSVEKLIGGGLTHLNDNGQWTIFNTENSQLPDNVVSSLIHDGNNGLWIGTMGRISVEERSGGGLAHLSADQQWTIFNIANSSLPSNNIETLLLDNQDGLWIGTFWWDLEHQGGLAHFSADHQWTIFNTSNSPLPMNWVTTLSNDGQGGLWIATPGGLLHLSIENQWTFFDETNSGLNDKFISTLLLDQQSGLWIGTLGDGLTYLTFGQKTALCTQQAVDDATCQALQANQRAAIIIAGGGAQSENTLWDTTEFISSNFYNVLNKRGFDNDEIYYLTPKGWSDFNGDGFDDHIVDAPKPERPITIEDVKAALDWAKARGKLDLPLYLFFIDHGSTDKLQLSKIDKITAPEFKMLLDDYQTATGNDLLLLIDACYSGTFSQQLLDERFRRAIISSTNDTVAYFDRADKQGFSRSFAKSLDKGMTFKEAFDYANKEQQKLVGDLSKLTTASTDDKSQNIEQIPQFYDGTHGELGKHYLNNLSKITGDDTFAIESAISSSRLQVGQEVMLTAKTSGQVKRAWAVIRPPKMNLVLDTNGTPILAYPRVSLGQTPNYQETWQTTWNDAIYNGDYSITFYAEDENRNVASSDIPVTLTMTGGIDPPTQAQVQIYLDKTRYQRGELFKATLTEDLGWGYDLYAAVVLPDGNFFTLNQATNDLRTVNEAKPWYGQRKPHSSLTLFDLTLSTSLPTGQYCLYGILSPEQNEVFETKDKGLWVMGQQCFEVF; this is encoded by the coding sequence ATGTTTAATTCACTAAAGATGTACATCCTATTGTTGTGGTTGCTGAGTTTTTCAATAGCACCAGCGGCCGACTTAAATTTTGAAAATGCCAATTGGTCTGTGTTTACTAATCGTGAATGGATTACGGCACTGGTTTTGTCAGTAGAGGGTAATACCCTATGGATAGCAACAGACGGTGGATTAGAAAAGCTAGATATACCAACGGGAAATCGGCGGATTTTTACTAAAGAAGATGGGCTTCCAGAGAGTAGCATTGAGACCCTAGTTGATGATACTCATGGCGGATTATGGATAGGGACACCGGGAAGTGGATTGGCTTATCTCAGTGCTTCAGAACAGTGGACCGTTTTTAACACGGAGAATTCAGCGTTATTATCTGATTTCATTGAAACCTTGCTAAACGATGGTCAAGGCGGTTTGTGGGTAGGAACAATGAAAGGTTTGGCGCACCGTGACAACAGTGGCAAATGGACAACTGTTTTTCAACCAGGCGATTTTAAATTACCGGATACCTGGGTGGAATCTTTGTTAGCGGATCAGCAAGGTGGTTTGTGGGTCGGTACTCATGGAGGTTACTTGTTTTATCGTGACGCGAATAATCAATGGTCAGTTTTTAGTTCTGAAAATTCACCACTCCCTCTTAATGGCGGCATTCAAGCTTTATTAGATGACGGTTACGGTGGTTTATGGATAGGTGCAGCCACAATTCAACAAGATAATCAATTTGTTGGCGGTGGTTTAGTACATCGTCATGCTAACGGCGAGTGGACGATTTTTAATTCTGACAATTCTGAGTTACCAGATAATTATTGGGTCAGTACCCTCCTGAGTGATGGGCACGGGGGCTTGTGGATGGGTACGTTGGGCAGTGGATTAGCTCATCTCAGTGCGAATGGAGAATGGACCATATCGAATAACCCTAACCTTCCTTCTAAAGGAGTTACCGGCTTAGCCAGTGATAAAAAGGGTGGTTTATGGGTGGGTAGCTTTTGGGGCGTCAGTTATTTTAACGCTAAACAGGAATGGGTTACTTTCGAGACCAAGGAAATAAGCATTCCTGGCAACCAAATTTCTGCATTAGTCAATGATGCTCAAGGAAATTTGTGGCTAGGTACGCTTAACGATGGTTTAGCTTATCGTACTGTTGATAAACAGTGGGTAGTTTTTAATACGATCAATTCAGAATTACCTAGCAATGGGATTCTTTCTTTAGCCACTGACGGTCATGATGGCATCTGGATAGGAACGACTGGCGGATTAATCCATCGTCATGCCGATGAAAAATCGACGATTTTTAACACCGAAAATTCACCATTACCTTATAATAGCGTATTCGCATTATTAGACGATGGGAAAAATGGTGTTTGGGTAGGAACCGTAGAAGATCTTAGTGTAGAAAAATTGATTGGTGGCGGTTTAACCCATCTTAACGATAATGGACAGTGGACCATTTTTAACACTGAAAATTCTCAGTTGCCGGATAACGTAGTTTCAAGTTTAATCCATGATGGTAACAATGGACTTTGGATAGGTACGATGGGACGTATTAGCGTTGAAGAGAGAAGCGGTGGTGGTTTGGCGCATCTCAGTGCTGATCAGCAATGGACTATTTTCAACATCGCTAATTCTTCCTTACCTTCTAACAACATAGAAACGTTATTGCTTGACAACCAAGATGGACTCTGGATAGGCACTTTTTGGTGGGACCTAGAGCATCAAGGTGGCTTAGCCCATTTTAGTGCTGATCATCAATGGACGATATTTAACACCAGTAACTCGCCATTACCGATGAATTGGGTCACTACTCTATCAAACGATGGACAAGGCGGATTATGGATAGCAACCCCCGGCGGTTTACTACATCTCAGTATAGAGAATCAATGGACATTTTTTGATGAAACTAACTCCGGTTTGAATGATAAATTTATTTCAACGTTATTACTGGATCAGCAAAGTGGACTCTGGATAGGAACATTGGGAGATGGCTTAACTTATCTTACTTTTGGACAAAAAACTGCTCTGTGTACTCAGCAAGCGGTGGATGATGCCACCTGTCAAGCTCTACAAGCTAACCAACGAGCCGCTATCATCATCGCGGGTGGTGGTGCCCAATCCGAGAACACCCTTTGGGATACCACTGAATTCATCAGTAGTAACTTTTATAACGTCCTTAACAAACGCGGTTTTGATAACGATGAAATTTATTACCTAACTCCTAAAGGCTGGTCAGACTTTAATGGTGACGGTTTTGATGACCATATCGTGGATGCTCCCAAACCAGAACGCCCCATAACGATTGAAGATGTTAAAGCTGCCCTAGACTGGGCCAAAGCACGCGGTAAACTCGATCTGCCACTTTACCTATTCTTCATTGACCACGGTAGTACCGATAAATTACAACTGAGCAAGATTGACAAAATAACGGCTCCAGAGTTTAAAATGCTTTTAGATGACTATCAAACCGCAACCGGTAATGATCTCCTCCTCCTGATAGACGCTTGTTACTCAGGGACTTTTTCGCAACAACTCCTGGATGAACGTTTTCGCCGCGCAATCATTAGCAGTACCAACGACACGGTGGCCTATTTTGACCGTGCTGACAAACAAGGATTTAGTCGTTCTTTTGCCAAGAGTTTAGATAAAGGGATGACTTTCAAAGAAGCCTTTGATTACGCTAATAAAGAACAGCAAAAATTAGTGGGAGACCTCTCTAAATTAACAACCGCTTCTACCGACGATAAAAGTCAGAATATTGAACAAATCCCACAGTTTTATGATGGTACTCATGGCGAATTGGGTAAACATTACCTCAACAACTTGTCTAAAATTACCGGTGACGATACGTTCGCCATTGAAAGTGCGATCTCCTCAAGTCGTTTGCAGGTAGGTCAAGAGGTTATGCTAACGGCCAAGACTTCAGGTCAAGTTAAGCGTGCGTGGGCAGTGATAAGACCACCCAAAATGAACTTAGTGCTGGATACCAACGGTACACCGATCTTAGCTTATCCACGTGTTTCGTTAGGACAAACACCAAATTATCAAGAAACCTGGCAAACGACTTGGAATGATGCGATATACAATGGTGATTATTCTATTACTTTCTATGCCGAAGACGAAAACCGCAATGTTGCTAGTAGTGACATACCCGTTACGCTAACCATGACAGGAGGAATTGATCCACCTACTCAGGCACAAGTTCAGATTTACTTGGATAAAACCCGCTACCAACGGGGTGAACTATTCAAAGCGACGCTCACCGAAGATTTAGGTTGGGGTTATGACCTCTATGCCGCAGTGGTCTTACCGGATGGCAACTTTTTTACCCTCAACCAAGCCACCAATGACTTAAGAACAGTCAATGAAGCCAAACCTTGGTATGGTCAACGAAAACCGCACAGTTCCTTGACGTTGTTCGATTTAACCTTATCCACGAGTTTACCCACCGGTCAATATTGTTTGTACGGGATTCTCTCGCCGGAGCAAAACGAGGTGTTTGAAACGAAAGACAAGGGATTATGGGTGATGGGACAACAGTGTTTTGAAGTATTTTAA
- a CDS encoding 50S ribosomal protein L17, with amino-acid sequence MRHRHAGRYFNRPSSHRKALLKNLAIALLNHELIRTTLPKAKELRGFAEPLITLAKEDSVAKRRLAFARLRHRETVTKLFNELGPRYKERPGGYLRVLKCGFRVGDSAPMAIVELVDRPIMVETAEAQG; translated from the coding sequence ATGCGTCACCGTCATGCGGGTAGATACTTTAATCGTCCAAGTAGTCATAGAAAAGCGTTATTGAAAAATTTAGCCATTGCTTTACTGAATCATGAGCTGATTAGAACGACTTTACCAAAAGCCAAAGAATTGCGTGGTTTTGCTGAACCTTTAATTACTTTAGCAAAAGAAGATTCCGTGGCTAAACGTCGTTTAGCATTTGCTAGATTACGTCATCGAGAAACTGTAACTAAACTGTTCAATGAACTGGGTCCGCGTTATAAGGAACGACCGGGTGGTTATTTACGGGTTCTCAAATGTGGATTTCGGGTAGGTGATAGTGCGCCGATGGCTATTGTAGAATTAGTTGATAGGCCCATAATGGTAGAAACTGCCGAAGCTCAAGGATGA
- a CDS encoding clostripain has translation MRIKLFICCYLLTFPTFAIYDLASINITPSPQGTSFCFLLDSAEKEIYLALTVDDKDLLFLSPTTTGAINFTAWQPPIDPPVFLEKKIRPNCFGPFSADSLQGIKLYAGVGHSFSDLIEQQKYLRIFENTPPLTSEEKAWTVMVYQVGSTLERVAAKTLGNASKDILEMLAGMQFPENRNINVVIATGGSSREGWKTVKRSLIRDGQWYVLEDLGEQSMGNPQTLSDFVLWAKDKFPARQNALILWNHGGGTQGFGQDTSKNANEQMMSLSQLHQAFQTIRPGLGKPLDLVIYDACVMATIEVAEITATVANAMAGSAEIEPAHGIDYTYLLRQLSTALPTEGIVVGQLAKEGYIQQSKAVKTFNTSQITYSVLDLTQLSTFSEAFSQFAEELGNKFKEEGFLSYEALSQGIIRVPGYPIKETGRLLRSLDEQQTIRIDLYNFLQTISLQFPQLKSYAEELQTNLQRLVVDYETNDPVKAINPEAGRISIDIGSEKSYLPVLPAAYTQFSQALDYYSQRRQADTFEPNGEFVCLSGFICAAARWLELQADEVISIDGYYGQPAEQGMDVYLIKPLYRYQPLEQNLAIGVKGQEACQYQLCVSKTECSNLTVTESQRLRLAEVLYNDRPAILTLCQDENASWKACSVLPQQSSLWGRDEPLSTGDTLTPTVLHLQEGKLSSQQSRSLVVGETAPILNSMCDLQKAVIAASYFSHNNQPQFESLCDKGDCVCQANDEDESCRSTDFQFKAGVRLNVF, from the coding sequence ATGCGTATCAAACTATTCATCTGTTGTTACCTGCTCACCTTTCCTACCTTTGCTATCTACGACTTAGCCAGTATTAATATCACTCCCAGTCCTCAAGGCACTTCGTTTTGTTTTCTTCTGGATTCGGCTGAAAAAGAGATATATCTAGCCTTAACGGTAGACGATAAAGACTTGCTCTTCCTCTCGCCCACTACTACCGGTGCAATTAATTTCACTGCTTGGCAACCCCCGATTGATCCCCCGGTGTTTCTTGAGAAAAAAATCAGACCTAATTGTTTCGGCCCTTTTTCAGCGGACTCATTGCAAGGCATCAAGCTCTATGCTGGCGTTGGTCATTCTTTTAGTGACCTCATTGAACAGCAGAAATATCTAAGAATCTTTGAGAACACACCTCCGCTGACTAGCGAAGAAAAGGCTTGGACAGTCATGGTTTATCAGGTGGGTTCAACTTTAGAGAGAGTGGCCGCAAAAACGTTGGGAAACGCCAGTAAGGACATTTTAGAAATGTTAGCCGGAATGCAATTCCCCGAAAACCGCAATATCAACGTCGTGATTGCTACCGGGGGTTCCAGTCGTGAAGGCTGGAAAACGGTCAAACGTTCGCTTATCCGGGATGGGCAATGGTATGTGTTAGAAGATTTAGGTGAACAATCCATGGGGAATCCTCAAACCTTAAGCGATTTTGTCTTGTGGGCCAAAGATAAATTCCCAGCCCGACAAAATGCGCTCATTTTGTGGAATCACGGCGGTGGTACCCAAGGTTTTGGCCAAGATACTTCCAAAAATGCCAATGAGCAAATGATGAGTCTCTCACAACTGCATCAGGCCTTTCAAACGATTCGTCCTGGGCTTGGCAAACCGCTGGATCTTGTTATCTACGATGCCTGCGTTATGGCTACTATCGAAGTCGCAGAAATTACGGCTACGGTAGCCAACGCGATGGCTGGCTCAGCGGAAATAGAACCGGCACATGGGATAGACTACACTTATTTACTTCGTCAATTGAGCACAGCTTTGCCCACTGAGGGGATTGTTGTAGGCCAGCTAGCTAAAGAAGGCTATATCCAACAGAGTAAAGCGGTAAAAACTTTCAACACCTCTCAAATTACTTACAGCGTCCTTGACCTCACCCAGTTGTCGACATTTAGCGAGGCTTTCAGTCAGTTTGCCGAGGAACTGGGAAATAAATTCAAGGAAGAAGGGTTCCTCAGTTATGAAGCTTTGAGTCAAGGTATCATTCGGGTACCCGGCTACCCAATCAAAGAAACCGGCAGATTATTGCGTTCATTAGACGAACAGCAAACTATTCGTATTGACCTTTACAATTTTCTGCAAACTATTTCTCTACAGTTTCCACAATTAAAATCTTACGCTGAAGAATTGCAAACGAACCTTCAGCGGCTAGTGGTCGATTATGAAACCAACGACCCAGTCAAAGCTATTAATCCAGAAGCTGGACGTATCAGCATCGATATTGGTAGCGAGAAATCATACTTACCGGTATTACCGGCGGCCTATACGCAATTCAGCCAAGCGTTAGACTATTATAGCCAGCGACGCCAAGCTGATACCTTTGAACCCAATGGAGAATTTGTTTGTCTAAGTGGCTTCATTTGCGCCGCTGCCAGATGGTTGGAATTGCAAGCTGATGAGGTAATCTCTATTGACGGCTATTACGGTCAGCCGGCTGAACAAGGGATGGATGTTTACTTGATTAAACCGCTCTATCGTTATCAACCCTTAGAACAAAATTTAGCCATTGGAGTCAAGGGTCAAGAAGCCTGTCAATATCAACTCTGTGTCAGTAAAACGGAATGCAGCAACCTCACTGTGACCGAAAGCCAGAGATTACGGCTGGCCGAGGTTTTATACAATGACCGACCGGCGATTCTCACGCTCTGCCAAGATGAAAATGCGAGTTGGAAGGCTTGTAGTGTCTTACCACAGCAATCAAGTCTTTGGGGACGCGATGAACCGCTCTCCACCGGCGATACCCTCACACCTACCGTACTCCACCTGCAAGAGGGTAAACTGAGTTCACAGCAAAGTCGTTCGCTGGTAGTAGGTGAGACGGCCCCTATTCTTAACTCAATGTGTGACCTGCAAAAAGCGGTTATTGCAGCGAGTTATTTTAGTCACAACAATCAACCGCAGTTTGAATCGCTCTGTGATAAAGGAGATTGTGTGTGCCAAGCAAACGATGAAGATGAAAGTTGCCGCTCGACCGATTTTCAGTTCAAAGCCGGTGTACGTCTTAACGTTTTTTAA